A genome region from Jeongeupia sp. HS-3 includes the following:
- a CDS encoding GrpB family protein — translation MINQKEIMAHYIVDPQDSYFVHGTPPIETVEVVAYNLSWPKIYAKVALSIENELGSSVLKIDHIGSTAIPGIAAKPVIDIDLTVADPADEESYVSALENLGFQLIVREPRFHEHRLFHLAKPRVNLHVFGPDCPETIRHLLFRDWLRQSEEDCQIYANAKLEAVEGCNVDIEKYHENKKNVVHEIYRRIFQYLGYFDSENV, via the coding sequence ATGATCAATCAAAAAGAAATAATGGCGCATTATATTGTCGACCCTCAGGATAGCTATTTTGTCCATGGCACTCCGCCGATAGAGACTGTTGAGGTTGTTGCTTATAATTTATCTTGGCCAAAAATATATGCAAAAGTGGCGCTTTCCATTGAGAATGAATTAGGTTCGAGCGTGCTGAAAATAGATCATATTGGTTCTACTGCTATACCTGGTATTGCAGCTAAGCCTGTAATTGATATCGATCTGACGGTGGCCGACCCAGCTGATGAAGAAAGTTATGTATCCGCACTCGAAAATCTGGGATTTCAACTGATTGTTCGTGAACCCCGCTTTCATGAACATCGTCTTTTTCATCTTGCAAAACCCAGAGTTAATTTACATGTATTTGGCCCTGACTGTCCGGAAACAATCCGACACTTGCTTTTCAGGGACTGGCTCCGCCAGTCAGAGGAGGACTGTCAGATATATGCCAATGCAAAATTGGAGGCCGTTGAAGGATGTAATGTAGATATTGAAAAATACCACGAAAATAAAAAGAATGTTGTGCATGAAATTTATCGAAGAATTTTCCAATATCTTGGATATTTCGATAGCGAAAACGTATAG
- the rsxG gene encoding electron transport complex subunit RsxG, with product MKRMMKSGVRGAATLALFALVFTALMAGTYALTRDTVKKNELDAKVALLAQVLPAGSYDNALLDDAIIVPKTEAAQLGNDGESRIYIARKAGQTVGAVTEATAPDGYAGKIRLLIGVDTNGTVLGVRVVAHKETPGLGDYIDAAKSDWIAQFSGKSIANPGDTLWKVKKDGGAFDTHAGATISPRAVVKAIHNTLAYVAAHRARLFGDKA from the coding sequence ATGAAACGGATGATGAAATCCGGCGTGCGCGGCGCGGCGACGCTGGCGCTGTTCGCGCTGGTGTTCACCGCCTTGATGGCCGGCACTTACGCGCTGACCCGCGACACGGTGAAAAAGAACGAGCTTGATGCCAAGGTTGCGCTGCTGGCGCAGGTGCTCCCGGCCGGCAGCTACGACAACGCCTTGCTTGACGACGCGATCATTGTTCCCAAGACCGAGGCCGCGCAGCTCGGCAACGATGGCGAAAGCCGCATCTATATCGCCAGAAAAGCCGGCCAGACCGTCGGCGCGGTAACCGAAGCGACGGCGCCCGACGGCTATGCCGGCAAGATCCGCTTGCTGATCGGCGTCGATACCAACGGCACCGTGCTCGGCGTTCGGGTGGTTGCGCACAAGGAAACCCCGGGGCTGGGCGACTATATCGATGCGGCCAAATCGGACTGGATCGCCCAGTTCAGCGGCAAGAGCATCGCCAATCCCGGCGATACGCTGTGGAAGGTGAAGAAGGATGGCGGCGCGTTCGACACGCACGCCGGCGCGACCATCAGCCCGCGCGCGGTGGTCAAGGCCATTCACAACACGCTGGCCTATGTGGCGGCGCACCGCGCCCGGCTCTTTGGAGACAAAGCATGA
- a CDS encoding GyrI-like domain-containing protein, whose product MTNPHLAEYSRRMNRVLDHIDRHLDAPLDLATLAGVANFSPFHFHRVFQAWLGETLGDYLRRRRLEVAASTLAIHPDEPVLNVALGVGFGSGEAFARAFKSRFGVTPSEWRRQTPARWQAELDAIRARRMQNRNPDQPDRKHDQAGAGAAGHDEGSSPDTEISMNVTIQTLPPARVAYLRHIGPYGPALGQFWRGHFAPWARTHGLSGNTSYGIGYDDPSVTPPEKCRYDAAVEVPADFVATGEAGIADLPGGRYAVARFSGDVRTIGDAWMTLTRDWLPSSGYQFDNRPCFERYTGAPDEDTSREDFSCELCIPVRPL is encoded by the coding sequence ATGACCAATCCCCATCTCGCCGAATACAGCCGCCGGATGAACCGGGTGCTCGATCACATCGACCGGCACCTCGACGCCCCGCTCGACCTCGCCACGCTGGCCGGGGTGGCGAACTTTTCGCCTTTCCATTTCCACCGGGTGTTCCAGGCCTGGCTCGGCGAAACGCTGGGCGACTACCTGCGCCGGCGACGACTGGAGGTCGCCGCATCGACGCTCGCCATTCACCCCGACGAACCGGTGCTGAACGTTGCGCTAGGGGTCGGTTTCGGTTCGGGCGAAGCGTTCGCGCGCGCGTTCAAGAGCCGCTTCGGCGTCACGCCGAGCGAATGGCGGCGGCAAACGCCGGCGCGCTGGCAGGCCGAACTCGATGCCATCCGCGCGCGACGGATGCAGAACCGCAATCCGGATCAGCCGGATCGCAAGCACGATCAGGCCGGCGCCGGTGCGGCCGGGCACGATGAAGGCTCGTCACCCGACACGGAGATCAGCATGAACGTCACGATCCAGACCCTGCCGCCGGCGCGCGTCGCCTACCTGCGCCACATCGGCCCCTACGGCCCGGCACTCGGCCAGTTCTGGCGCGGCCACTTCGCACCGTGGGCGCGCACCCACGGCCTGTCCGGCAATACCAGCTACGGCATCGGCTACGACGACCCGAGCGTCACCCCGCCGGAAAAATGCCGCTACGACGCAGCGGTCGAAGTCCCGGCCGATTTCGTCGCCACCGGCGAAGCCGGCATCGCCGACCTGCCCGGCGGCCGCTACGCCGTCGCCCGCTTCAGCGGTGACGTGCGCACCATCGGCGACGCGTGGATGACACTGACCCGCGACTGGCTGCCGAGCAGCGGCTACCAGTTCGACAACCGGCCGTGCTTCGAGCGTTACACCGGCGCGCCGGACGAAGACACCAGCCGCGAGGATTTCAGTTGCGAGCTGTGTATTCCGGTGCGGCCGCTTTGA
- a CDS encoding RnfABCDGE type electron transport complex subunit D: protein MTTSPFFTKPTPLQVVMFKVAAALLPGIAVYVYVFGAGILAQLLLATLTALATEAACLKLRNFPVKPFITDGSAIVTAWLLALSLPPLAPWWMIVVATAIAIGLAKHLYGGLGQNTFNPAMVGFAVMMVSFPAQMSRWASPQALQSASLDAAAQFSYIFTGRLPDALSFDAIASATPLDTVKTTILQHGGIGDLFAAPLFHAGMLPSMMGWIAAAYLLGGLYLYVSKIIPWHTPVAFIASLTAISGVLHLVDPARFTSPLFHLFSGAAMLGAFFIITDPVSGPTTKRGRLIYGALIGLLTYLIRVFGGYPDGVAFAVLIMNLAAPFIDQYTQPKVFGRKGKAA from the coding sequence ATGACCACTTCGCCGTTCTTCACCAAGCCGACGCCGTTGCAGGTCGTGATGTTCAAGGTCGCCGCGGCGCTGCTGCCGGGCATCGCCGTCTACGTCTACGTGTTCGGCGCCGGGATACTGGCGCAGTTGCTGCTCGCCACGCTGACCGCGCTCGCTACCGAGGCCGCGTGCCTGAAGCTGCGTAACTTTCCGGTCAAACCGTTCATCACCGACGGTTCGGCCATCGTCACCGCCTGGCTCTTGGCGCTGTCGCTGCCGCCGCTGGCGCCGTGGTGGATGATTGTCGTCGCCACGGCCATCGCGATCGGGCTCGCCAAGCATCTGTACGGCGGCTTGGGGCAGAACACCTTCAATCCGGCGATGGTCGGTTTTGCCGTGATGATGGTGTCGTTCCCGGCGCAGATGTCGCGCTGGGCTTCGCCGCAAGCTTTGCAAAGCGCCAGCCTCGACGCCGCCGCGCAGTTCTCCTACATCTTCACCGGGCGCTTGCCCGACGCACTGAGCTTTGATGCCATTGCCTCGGCGACGCCGCTCGACACGGTGAAGACGACGATCCTGCAGCACGGCGGCATCGGCGATCTGTTCGCCGCGCCGCTGTTTCATGCCGGCATGCTGCCGAGCATGATGGGCTGGATTGCCGCAGCGTATTTGCTTGGTGGGCTGTATCTGTATGTCAGCAAGATCATTCCATGGCACACGCCGGTGGCCTTTATCGCTTCGTTAACGGCGATTTCCGGTGTGTTGCACCTTGTTGACCCGGCGCGCTTTACCTCGCCGCTGTTTCATCTGTTCTCCGGCGCGGCGATGCTCGGTGCATTCTTCATCATCACCGATCCGGTCTCGGGGCCGACCACCAAGCGCGGCCGGCTGATCTATGGCGCGCTGATCGGTCTGCTGACGTATCTGATCCGTGTGTTCGGCGGCTATCCCGACGGCGTGGCGTTCGCGGTGCTGATCATGAATCTGGCCGCGCCGTTCATCGACCAGTACACACAGCCGAAGGTCTTCGGCCGCAAGGGGAAGGCCGCATGA
- a CDS encoding sodium:alanine symporter family protein, translating into MPPIQDVLQTIDNLVWGPPLLILLVGTGLYLTARLGLLQVFKLPLALKLVFRADKNPHLPGDVSSFAALCTALSATVGTGNIVGVATAIKLGGPGALFWMWMAAFFGMATKYAECLLAVKYRTVDDKGQMAGGPMYYLTHGLGLPWLGKLFALFGVGVALFGIGTFAQVNAISDAVHATFDIPVLWTCLTLAVLVAMITLGGIKSISRVAEAIVPFMMVFYVTASVALLAMNASAVPDAIVLVVQSAFTGHAAVGGFFGATMMLAIQSGVARGVFSNESGLGSAPIAAAAARSKSCVEQGLISMTGTFFDTIIICTMTGLVLIVTGVWSGDASGARMTNLAFQNGLSQDWGNLVVTVGLLFFAFTTIIGWNYYGERCMQYLAGRRGILPFKLVFIACIVGSAFLHLDLIWILADIVNGLMAIPNLIGLIGLRHVVAMETKRYFAGQPDDDDVLQPALAQR; encoded by the coding sequence ATGCCCCCCATCCAAGATGTACTGCAAACGATAGACAACCTCGTCTGGGGTCCCCCGCTGCTGATCCTGCTGGTCGGCACCGGGCTCTATCTCACCGCCCGGCTCGGCCTGTTGCAGGTGTTCAAGCTTCCGCTAGCGCTCAAGCTCGTGTTCCGCGCCGACAAGAACCCGCACCTGCCCGGCGATGTATCGAGCTTTGCCGCACTGTGCACCGCGCTGTCGGCCACCGTCGGCACCGGCAACATCGTCGGCGTGGCCACCGCGATCAAGCTCGGCGGCCCCGGCGCGCTGTTCTGGATGTGGATGGCGGCGTTCTTCGGCATGGCGACCAAGTACGCCGAGTGCCTCTTGGCGGTGAAGTACCGCACCGTTGACGACAAGGGCCAGATGGCCGGCGGGCCGATGTATTACCTCACCCACGGCCTCGGCCTGCCGTGGCTGGGCAAGCTGTTCGCGCTGTTCGGCGTCGGCGTCGCGCTGTTCGGCATCGGCACGTTTGCGCAGGTCAACGCGATTTCCGATGCGGTGCACGCCACCTTCGACATCCCGGTGCTGTGGACCTGTTTGACGCTGGCGGTGCTGGTGGCGATGATCACGCTCGGCGGCATCAAGTCGATCTCGCGCGTGGCCGAAGCCATCGTGCCGTTCATGATGGTGTTCTACGTCACCGCCAGCGTGGCGCTGCTGGCGATGAACGCCAGCGCCGTGCCCGATGCGATCGTGCTGGTGGTGCAATCGGCGTTCACCGGCCATGCCGCCGTCGGCGGCTTCTTCGGCGCGACGATGATGCTGGCGATCCAGAGCGGCGTCGCCCGCGGGGTGTTCTCGAACGAATCGGGCCTCGGCAGCGCGCCGATCGCCGCCGCCGCCGCGCGCAGCAAATCGTGCGTCGAGCAGGGGCTGATCTCGATGACAGGCACCTTCTTCGACACCATCATCATCTGCACCATGACCGGCCTCGTGCTGATCGTCACCGGCGTCTGGTCGGGCGACGCCAGCGGCGCGCGGATGACCAACCTCGCGTTCCAGAACGGCCTGTCGCAGGACTGGGGCAATCTGGTCGTCACCGTCGGCCTGTTGTTCTTCGCCTTCACCACCATCATCGGCTGGAACTACTATGGCGAGCGCTGCATGCAGTACCTCGCCGGCCGGCGCGGCATCCTGCCGTTCAAGCTGGTGTTCATCGCCTGCATCGTCGGTAGCGCCTTCCTGCATCTGGATCTGATCTGGATCCTCGCCGACATCGTCAACGGCCTGATGGCGATCCCGAACCTGATCGGCCTGATCGGCCTGCGCCATGTGGTGGCGATGGAAACGAAACGCTATTTCGCCGGCCAGCCCGATGACGACGATGTGCTGCAGCCGGCACTGGCGCAGCGCTGA
- the nth gene encoding endonuclease III: MNKDTRREFFRRLAELDPEPKTELEYSTPFELLTAVLLSAQATDVGVNKATKRLFPVANTPAAILALGQEGLESYIATIGLYRSKAKHLLQTCAILLERYGGEVPNDQAALESLPGVGRKTANVVRNVAFGEPTMAVDTHIFRLGNRTGLAPGKDVLAVELKLLKVIPKEYMLHAHHWLILHGRYVCKARRPECWRCVVADLCDYKQKEMTPPKRR; this comes from the coding sequence ATGAACAAGGACACCCGCCGCGAGTTTTTCCGCCGCCTCGCCGAGCTTGATCCGGAGCCGAAGACCGAACTCGAATACAGCACCCCGTTCGAGCTGCTGACCGCCGTGCTGCTGTCGGCACAGGCGACCGACGTCGGTGTCAACAAGGCGACCAAGCGGCTGTTTCCGGTGGCGAACACGCCGGCAGCGATCCTCGCGCTGGGGCAGGAAGGGCTGGAGTCGTATATCGCGACGATCGGCCTGTATCGCAGCAAGGCCAAGCACCTGCTGCAGACCTGTGCCATCTTGCTTGAGCGCTACGGCGGCGAAGTACCGAACGACCAGGCCGCACTCGAATCGCTGCCCGGCGTCGGCCGCAAGACCGCCAATGTGGTGCGCAACGTCGCCTTCGGCGAGCCGACCATGGCGGTGGACACGCACATCTTCCGCCTCGGCAATCGCACGGGTCTGGCTCCGGGCAAGGACGTGCTCGCGGTCGAACTCAAGCTCCTCAAGGTCATCCCCAAGGAATACATGCTGCACGCGCATCACTGGCTGATCCTGCACGGCCGCTATGTGTGCAAGGCGCGGCGGCCGGAATGCTGGCGCTGTGTGGTTGCCGATTTGTGCGATTACAAGCAGAAGGAAATGACGCCGCCGAAGAGGAGGTGA
- a CDS encoding methyl-accepting chemotaxis protein, giving the protein MLSQATIRHKLWLLTLLVFVVISAVASWVLFNERKGLLDARRATTRDLVAVGYSVLAHYGQLAQDGKMPLDAAKSAAADAIAGLRYEGGNYFALYDTRYTMLRHPIKPELNGKDQSQLKDPKGVHMVVELVDAAKRNQGEFVDYHWAKPGHDAPVAKVSTSRLYAPWGWVLATGIYVDDVDAQFQRQVWLLGSGIGAGMLLLALASWWIAHSITRPLERLRDHMRAIADTGNLTADNRPQSGGEAGQIGAAFFSLIDRFRNILQEVRQGTGEVSGEIVDLARNMQVIENSSATQNQSAMATAATVEQISASITQVSTHLSDVTLLSEQAHQLTQAGRSAVDRATDEMKHIAASVNESTQRVQALGERSKQISSLVSTIRDIADQTNLLALNAAIEAARAGESGRGFAVVADEVRKLAERTGEATQQITRMTDAIAHDTGEAVQGIQGVSDLALKGVALVGEAGATVAGLDERTQEVSNILGDIAHTSGEQSRASQDIARNVEAISQTGHQNTRAIGDIAAASQRLAAMAGRLDEAVAQFRVS; this is encoded by the coding sequence ATGCTTTCGCAAGCAACGATTCGCCACAAATTGTGGCTGCTGACACTGCTGGTTTTCGTCGTGATCTCTGCGGTGGCGAGCTGGGTGTTGTTCAACGAACGCAAGGGTCTGCTTGATGCCCGGCGCGCGACCACGCGTGATCTGGTCGCCGTCGGCTATTCGGTGCTGGCGCATTACGGCCAGCTGGCCCAGGACGGCAAGATGCCGCTCGATGCGGCCAAGAGCGCGGCGGCGGATGCGATTGCCGGGCTGCGCTACGAAGGCGGCAACTACTTCGCGCTGTACGACACGCGTTACACGATGCTGCGGCACCCGATCAAGCCGGAGCTGAACGGCAAGGACCAAAGCCAGCTCAAGGATCCCAAGGGGGTACACATGGTGGTCGAGCTGGTCGATGCCGCCAAGCGTAACCAGGGCGAGTTCGTCGACTACCACTGGGCCAAGCCCGGCCATGACGCGCCGGTGGCCAAGGTGAGCACCAGCCGGCTGTATGCGCCTTGGGGCTGGGTACTCGCGACCGGTATTTATGTCGATGATGTCGACGCGCAATTCCAGCGCCAAGTGTGGTTGCTGGGGAGCGGCATCGGCGCGGGTATGCTGCTGCTGGCACTGGCGTCGTGGTGGATCGCGCACAGCATTACCCGCCCGCTGGAGCGCTTGCGCGACCATATGCGCGCCATCGCCGACACCGGCAATCTGACAGCCGACAACCGCCCGCAAAGCGGCGGCGAGGCCGGCCAGATCGGTGCCGCGTTTTTTTCATTGATCGATCGCTTTCGCAACATCTTGCAAGAGGTGAGGCAGGGCACGGGCGAGGTCTCGGGTGAGATCGTCGATCTGGCGCGCAATATGCAGGTGATCGAGAACAGTTCGGCCACGCAGAATCAATCGGCGATGGCCACCGCCGCAACGGTGGAGCAGATCAGCGCCAGCATCACCCAGGTCAGCACGCATTTGAGTGACGTCACGCTCTTGTCGGAACAGGCCCATCAATTGACCCAGGCAGGGCGTTCGGCCGTCGATCGTGCGACCGATGAAATGAAGCACATCGCCGCATCGGTCAACGAATCAACCCAACGGGTGCAGGCGCTGGGCGAGCGCTCCAAGCAGATTTCTTCCCTTGTTTCGACGATTCGCGACATCGCCGACCAGACCAATCTGCTGGCGCTGAATGCCGCCATCGAAGCCGCGCGTGCCGGTGAATCCGGCCGGGGTTTTGCGGTGGTGGCGGACGAGGTGCGCAAGCTGGCCGAACGCACCGGCGAGGCTACGCAGCAAATCACCAGGATGACCGACGCCATTGCCCACGACACCGGCGAGGCGGTGCAAGGGATACAGGGCGTCAGCGATCTGGCGCTGAAAGGGGTCGCGCTGGTCGGTGAGGCGGGAGCGACGGTGGCGGGGCTGGATGAGCGCACACAGGAGGTCTCGAACATCCTCGGCGATATCGCGCATACCTCGGGCGAGCAATCGCGGGCGAGTCAGGATATCGCTCGCAATGTCGAAGCGATTTCGCAAACGGGTCATCAGAACACTCGGGCAATCGGTGACATTGCCGCCGCCTCGCAACGTCTGGCGGCGATGGCCGGGCGGCTGGATGAGGCGGTGGCGCAGTTTCGGGTGTCATGA
- a CDS encoding electron transport complex subunit E, with translation MIAEAKAIAHNGLWKQNAGVVQILGMCPVLVMSNNIINGVSLGLATSLVMLISGMAVAAIRAFVPNELRTPIFILIIAALVTMVDLAMNAYVHGLYVVLGIFIPLITTNCIVLARAEAFASKNGVWQSGVDGLFMGLGLTGVLAVLGAMRELVGQGTLLSGIDLLFGVHAKAWVIHVIPAEANYQFLLAMLPPGAFIGLGFLVAGKMALDRRADARAKAIAARNPEAASA, from the coding sequence ATGATCGCGGAAGCGAAAGCCATCGCCCACAACGGCCTGTGGAAACAGAACGCCGGCGTGGTGCAGATTCTGGGCATGTGCCCGGTGCTGGTGATGTCGAACAACATCATCAACGGTGTCAGCCTCGGGCTGGCGACGAGTCTGGTGATGCTGATTTCGGGCATGGCGGTCGCGGCGATCCGCGCCTTTGTGCCGAACGAGCTGCGCACGCCGATCTTCATCCTGATCATCGCCGCGCTGGTGACGATGGTCGATCTGGCGATGAACGCCTATGTGCACGGACTGTACGTGGTGCTGGGGATTTTCATCCCGCTGATCACTACCAATTGCATCGTGCTGGCGCGGGCCGAGGCGTTTGCGAGCAAGAACGGTGTCTGGCAGTCGGGCGTCGACGGCTTGTTCATGGGGCTGGGGCTGACCGGCGTGCTGGCGGTGCTCGGCGCGATGCGCGAGCTGGTCGGGCAGGGCACGCTGCTGTCCGGTATCGACCTCTTGTTCGGAGTGCATGCCAAGGCATGGGTGATCCATGTGATCCCGGCGGAGGCCAATTACCAGTTCCTGCTGGCGATGCTGCCGCCGGGGGCGTTCATCGGCCTGGGCTTCCTTGTCGCGGGCAAGATGGCGCTCGACCGGCGTGCCGACGCGCGGGCCAAGGCGATTGCTGCCCGCAATCCGGAGGCCGCTTCGGCTTGA
- a CDS encoding DinB family protein, translating to MKVLIVPGYGGSGPEHWQSRWQALHPDCIRVEQADWDAPDLEDWIARLDAAVAAAGPDTLIAAHSLGCLLVAHWAVRSPRAIAGALLVAVPDPAGSEFPAAAAGFGPAPSGRLPFAATVVASRDDPYAAWPFSERIATDWGAKLVDAGERGHLNADSDLGDWAEGWQMLNQTGRPDGLLGVAQVALFARYNAQMNAKLYSAAAQLSADELARDRGAFFGSLLGTLNHLIVGDTLWLQRFASHPGAHAAALAPVLALPKPASLAEIVCADFATLALRRQLLDEAISAWAAVLTSRELAEVFHYTSMTSGPGRKHLGDVLLHFFNHQTHHRGQATTLLSQAGIDVGATDLLLLVPNLD from the coding sequence ATGAAGGTATTGATCGTTCCCGGTTACGGTGGTTCCGGTCCTGAACATTGGCAGAGCCGCTGGCAGGCGCTGCATCCGGACTGCATCCGTGTCGAGCAGGCGGATTGGGATGCGCCCGATCTGGAAGACTGGATCGCCCGGCTCGACGCCGCCGTGGCCGCTGCCGGCCCGGATACGCTGATCGCTGCGCACAGCCTCGGCTGCCTGCTGGTCGCGCACTGGGCGGTACGCTCGCCACGGGCTATCGCCGGCGCACTGCTGGTGGCCGTTCCCGATCCGGCGGGTAGCGAGTTTCCTGCCGCCGCGGCCGGCTTCGGCCCGGCCCCGAGCGGACGCTTGCCGTTTGCCGCGACCGTCGTCGCCAGCCGCGATGATCCGTATGCCGCGTGGCCGTTCAGCGAACGCATCGCTACCGATTGGGGCGCGAAGCTGGTCGATGCCGGCGAACGCGGCCATCTGAATGCCGACAGCGACCTGGGCGACTGGGCCGAGGGTTGGCAGATGCTGAATCAAACCGGCCGGCCGGATGGGCTGCTCGGTGTGGCGCAAGTGGCGCTGTTCGCCCGCTACAACGCGCAAATGAACGCCAAACTTTATTCAGCCGCCGCGCAGTTATCGGCCGACGAGCTGGCGCGTGATCGCGGCGCATTTTTCGGCTCGCTGCTCGGGACGCTGAATCACCTGATCGTCGGCGATACGCTGTGGCTGCAGCGCTTTGCCAGCCATCCCGGCGCCCATGCCGCCGCGCTGGCGCCGGTGCTTGCTCTGCCCAAGCCTGCCTCGCTGGCCGAGATCGTCTGCGCCGACTTTGCCACGCTCGCGCTCCGGCGGCAGCTGCTCGACGAGGCAATCTCCGCCTGGGCGGCCGTGCTGACTTCGCGTGAACTGGCCGAGGTGTTTCACTACACATCAATGACGAGCGGGCCGGGGCGCAAGCATCTTGGTGACGTGTTGCTGCATTTCTTCAATCACCAGACGCACCACCGCGGTCAGGCGACGACCCTGCTGTCGCAAGCCGGCATCGACGTGGGCGCGACCGATCTGTTGCTGCTGGTTCCGAACCTGGACTGA
- a CDS encoding carbohydrate-binding protein — protein MNRFNYFAMAAIPAAMLAAPVYATPAPLCVAAWNATTAYNGGDKVSLNGNTYQANWWTQGNSPATNAGPIGSGMPWTSLGTCSTNSTPTPTPTPTPTPTPTPTPTPTPTPTPTPTPTPTPTPTPTPTPTPGSCTDWLTTPVYTSDQCVIYKGKKYRAKWWTQGSEPGADPWGPWEYLGDVYTPTPTPVFASRMVGDRCPGETPHPTWSAGASYAADTVVKPAGGSFRAHYNGSFVPGIFVTKQAHVASAANEPKVLGQDSVSFDASLWSVAALMPRPCPTPTPSPTPIPVQISAAEVTIWRGGAKGAYSMVHDDFCNSSVSQSHTTIAEPALTTRGLVAAFGAITAECQPAHWAAAQTFVAHGHEIANHSRNHLPGGSSDANWINSVEIGDSVQDVKTNLNGYQMSYFIWPYDTATDAALAYLRTQPGYLGGRGSNRDLGGGNIEYVGRPAGVNAANFSDPYMVKWDVFTASGQWSLYPMGSEILNLHVDAAINQGGWATRTMHGVSDNAYDGYEPVPVARYLGHLDYVKAKVEAGLLWVATPSNVIRYRYAREACAPTPNGNQVLFNTGNADCVKYATPLTLELSASAGVIYVKQGAAALAVKALGNGKFRVDADPQAGPLSVFGQ, from the coding sequence ATGAACCGCTTCAATTACTTTGCAATGGCCGCCATTCCGGCCGCAATGCTGGCCGCGCCTGTGTACGCCACCCCGGCGCCGCTGTGCGTGGCCGCATGGAATGCCACTACCGCCTACAACGGCGGCGATAAGGTGAGCCTCAATGGCAACACCTACCAAGCCAACTGGTGGACGCAAGGCAATAGCCCGGCGACCAACGCCGGCCCGATCGGCAGCGGCATGCCCTGGACCAGCTTGGGTACGTGCAGTACCAATTCGACGCCGACGCCGACGCCGACGCCGACCCCGACGCCGACCCCGACCCCGACCCCGACGCCGACCCCGACCCCGACCCCGACCCCGACCCCGACCCCGACCCCGACCCCGACCCCGACCCCGACCCCGACCCCGGGCAGCTGCACCGACTGGTTGACGACGCCGGTCTACACCAGCGATCAATGCGTGATCTACAAGGGCAAGAAGTACCGCGCCAAATGGTGGACTCAGGGGAGCGAGCCGGGTGCCGATCCTTGGGGGCCGTGGGAGTATCTGGGCGATGTATATACGCCGACACCGACGCCGGTGTTTGCATCACGGATGGTTGGCGATCGCTGCCCGGGCGAGACACCGCATCCGACCTGGAGCGCCGGCGCCAGCTATGCTGCCGACACGGTCGTCAAACCGGCCGGCGGTTCGTTCCGCGCTCACTACAACGGCAGCTTTGTGCCGGGCATTTTCGTCACCAAGCAGGCGCACGTCGCTTCGGCTGCAAACGAGCCGAAGGTGCTCGGCCAAGACAGTGTGTCGTTCGATGCCAGCCTCTGGTCGGTGGCGGCGCTGATGCCGCGACCGTGCCCGACGCCGACGCCATCCCCAACGCCAATCCCGGTCCAGATCAGCGCGGCCGAGGTGACGATCTGGCGCGGCGGCGCCAAGGGCGCGTATTCGATGGTGCACGACGATTTCTGCAACAGCAGCGTCAGCCAGAGCCATACAACAATTGCCGAGCCGGCACTGACCACACGTGGTCTGGTCGCTGCATTTGGCGCCATCACGGCTGAATGCCAGCCCGCTCACTGGGCCGCAGCGCAGACCTTCGTGGCACACGGTCATGAAATCGCCAACCACTCGCGCAACCACCTGCCCGGCGGCAGCAGTGATGCCAACTGGATCAACAGCGTTGAAATCGGCGATTCGGTTCAGGACGTGAAGACGAATCTGAACGGTTATCAGATGAGCTACTTCATCTGGCCGTACGACACCGCGACCGATGCGGCGCTTGCCTACCTGCGCACCCAGCCGGGCTACCTGGGCGGGCGTGGCAGCAACCGCGATCTGGGTGGCGGCAACATCGAGTACGTCGGTCGTCCGGCAGGGGTGAACGCGGCCAATTTCAGCGATCCGTACATGGTGAAGTGGGATGTGTTCACCGCTTCCGGCCAATGGTCGCTGTATCCGATGGGCAGCGAGATCCTCAACCTGCACGTCGATGCGGCGATCAATCAGGGCGGCTGGGCGACGCGGACGATGCATGGCGTCAGCGACAATGCCTACGATGGTTACGAGCCGGTGCCGGTGGCGCGCTACCTTGGCCATCTGGATTACGTGAAGGCCAAGGTCGAGGCCGGGCTGCTGTGGGTCGCGACGCCGTCGAACGTGATCCGCTACCGCTACGCCCGCGAAGCGTGCGCGCCGACGCCGAACGGCAATCAGGTGCTGTTCAATACCGGCAACGCCGATTGCGTGAAGTACGCGACACCGCTAACGCTGGAGCTGAGCGCCAGCGCGGGGGTGATCTACGTCAAGCAGGGCGCGGCTGCGCTGGCGGTGAAGGCACTTGGCAACGGCAAGTTCCGCGTCGACGCCGATCCGCAGGCAGGGCCGCTGTCGGTGTTCGGCCAGTAA